The following are from one region of the Magnetococcus sp. PR-3 genome:
- a CDS encoding NAD-dependent epimerase/dehydratase family protein: MDLKDKRLLLIGGAGLIGSHTVDELLKEDVAEVRIFDNFSRGHEDNLADAFGDSRVNIFPLGGELMQRDILDAAMKDIDGVFHFAAMWLLHCYDYPRSAFEVNIGGTFNVLEAMVNNGVKRLVFSSSASVYGDAVEEPMVEDHVYNNKTFYGATKIAGEHMARSLYHRYQGTDQHFDYVGLRYMNVYGPRQDYHGAYIAVIMKILDRLDQGLPPVVYGDGTQAYDFIYVADCGRANVCAMKSDSTDAFYNVGTGIRTTIKELAEMILEVYGSDQKIHYEPAGQTFVKNRIGCPIKARKELDFEARTELRQGLEKLIEWRGSHIREVERRRKEGA, from the coding sequence ATGGATCTCAAGGATAAGCGGCTACTGCTCATTGGTGGCGCCGGTCTCATCGGTTCCCACACTGTGGATGAACTGTTGAAGGAGGATGTTGCTGAGGTCCGGATTTTCGACAATTTCTCCCGTGGTCATGAAGATAACCTTGCCGATGCCTTTGGCGACTCCAGAGTCAATATTTTCCCCTTGGGGGGGGAATTAATGCAGCGGGATATCCTAGATGCCGCCATGAAGGATATTGATGGGGTCTTTCACTTTGCCGCAATGTGGCTGCTGCACTGCTACGACTACCCCCGTTCGGCTTTTGAGGTCAACATTGGTGGCACCTTTAATGTGCTGGAAGCCATGGTCAATAATGGCGTCAAACGCTTGGTATTCTCCTCCTCCGCCTCGGTCTATGGGGATGCGGTGGAAGAGCCTATGGTTGAGGACCATGTCTACAACAATAAGACCTTCTATGGCGCTACCAAAATTGCTGGGGAACATATGGCCCGTTCCCTCTACCATCGTTATCAAGGTACGGATCAGCATTTTGATTATGTTGGCCTGCGCTATATGAACGTCTATGGACCCCGGCAGGATTACCATGGGGCCTACATTGCGGTGATCATGAAAATTCTGGACCGCCTGGACCAAGGTCTGCCCCCGGTTGTGTATGGTGATGGCACACAAGCCTATGACTTTATTTACGTTGCCGATTGTGGTCGCGCCAACGTTTGCGCCATGAAATCAGACAGCACCGACGCCTTCTATAATGTCGGTACCGGCATCCGCACGACCATTAAAGAGCTGGCTGAGATGATCCTGGAGGTCTACGGTTCTGACCAGAAGATCCACTACGAGCCTGCTGGACAAACCTTTGTAAAAAATCGTATTGGCTGCCCCATCAAAGCCCGTAAAGAGCTAGACTTTGAAGCCCGCACAGAGCTGCGGCAAGGTTTAGAAAAACTGATCGAATGGCGCGGCAGCCATATACGTGAAGTAGAAAGACGCCGTAAGGAAGGGGCATAA
- a CDS encoding Gfo/Idh/MocA family oxidoreductase, translating into MQQNSAQPVKTLLVGAGYWGKNLARVLHEKGCLAAICDPDHAGMAGKLAGEYQVPLFATLSESLAALDIKAMVIASPAVTHYQLVKQALEAGLDVFVEKPLALKEENAKELSQLADDKGRILMVGHLLQYHPVYLKLKEVLQKGDLGKLRYIYSNRLNMGKLRSEENVLWSFAPHDISMILDLVGEEPCDVSCQGHSFVSEDVADITLTHLQFTSGVRSHIFVSWLHPFKEQKLVVVCEEGMLVFNDTLSWDEKLQLYRHKVNWDNGVPVAEKGTGELIPVTQDEPLGLELSHFHHCVTTRTTPRTDGWEGTRVLSVLNRAQKEIARPAPAPTSNSEYFAHETAAVDANVQIGAGSKIWHFSHVLSGTTIGKDCIIGQNAMLGPDVTIGDGCKVQNNVSLYNKVTLEKHVFCGPSCVFTNVMTPRAHINRKDEFSPTLVKEGATIGANATIICGNTIGRYAMIGAGAVVTKSVPDHALVVGNPAKQMGWVSESGERMGEDLICPRTGLAYEETAGGLRRKPMMDAEGLTE; encoded by the coding sequence ATGCAACAGAACAGTGCACAACCCGTTAAGACACTACTTGTTGGTGCCGGTTACTGGGGTAAGAACTTAGCCCGTGTCCTTCATGAAAAAGGCTGCCTTGCGGCCATTTGTGACCCTGATCATGCGGGCATGGCGGGCAAGCTGGCCGGAGAGTACCAAGTTCCACTGTTTGCCACTCTCTCTGAAAGCCTGGCTGCGCTGGATATTAAAGCCATGGTCATTGCCTCCCCTGCCGTAACCCATTACCAACTGGTGAAGCAGGCGCTTGAAGCGGGCTTGGATGTCTTTGTGGAAAAGCCACTGGCTCTGAAGGAAGAGAACGCCAAAGAGCTGTCCCAGTTGGCCGATGATAAGGGGCGCATCTTAATGGTGGGGCACCTGTTGCAGTACCACCCGGTTTACCTGAAGCTTAAAGAGGTTCTACAAAAAGGGGACCTGGGTAAGCTGCGCTATATCTACTCCAACCGCTTAAATATGGGCAAACTGCGCAGTGAAGAGAATGTCCTGTGGAGCTTTGCCCCGCACGATATCTCCATGATCCTGGATCTGGTTGGGGAAGAGCCCTGCGATGTCAGTTGCCAAGGCCACTCATTTGTCAGTGAAGATGTGGCCGACATTACCCTGACCCACCTTCAATTCACTTCCGGGGTGCGCAGCCATATTTTTGTCTCCTGGCTACACCCGTTTAAGGAGCAGAAGCTGGTGGTGGTCTGTGAAGAGGGCATGCTGGTCTTTAATGACACCTTAAGCTGGGATGAAAAACTACAACTCTACCGTCATAAAGTGAATTGGGATAACGGTGTACCTGTTGCTGAAAAAGGGACTGGGGAGCTTATTCCTGTCACCCAAGATGAACCTTTGGGCTTGGAGCTTTCCCACTTTCACCACTGCGTCACCACCCGAACCACGCCCCGTACAGACGGCTGGGAAGGCACCCGTGTTTTAAGTGTGCTCAACCGCGCTCAAAAAGAGATCGCCCGCCCCGCCCCTGCGCCGACCAGCAACAGCGAATACTTTGCGCACGAAACCGCTGCGGTAGATGCCAATGTACAGATTGGCGCGGGTTCAAAGATCTGGCACTTCTCCCACGTGCTGTCAGGTACAACCATTGGTAAAGACTGTATTATCGGTCAAAACGCCATGCTTGGACCAGATGTCACCATAGGGGATGGCTGCAAGGTCCAGAACAATGTCTCTCTTTACAACAAGGTAACCCTGGAGAAACATGTTTTTTGTGGGCCTAGCTGTGTCTTTACCAATGTGATGACCCCTCGGGCCCACATTAACCGCAAAGATGAATTCTCGCCAACCCTGGTTAAAGAGGGGGCCACCATTGGTGCCAATGCCACCATTATTTGCGGCAACACCATCGGTCGTTACGCCATGATTGGTGCGGGCGCTGTGGTGACCAAGAGTGTACCCGATCATGCACTGGTTGTGGGTAACCCTGCGAAGCAGATGGGCTGGGTCAGTGAGAGCGGTGAGCGCATGGGAGAAGATCTTATCTGCCCTCGGACCGGTCTGGCTTATGAAGAGACCGCCGGCGGGCTACGCCGCAAACCTATGATGGATGCTGAAGGACTGACGGAATAG
- a CDS encoding polysaccharide biosynthesis C-terminal domain-containing protein: MNLFATFFRLFKLQMVVVFLSLIVMYLVGKFVAPEIYATYQLFLSFLTTAIALGMSWTHEAFVRQAREELQNHNSMATSAGSFLFLRGLFFAAIILVGLIVNHHFNLLGDNHLFGLFFLIIAFSIVVLADGYNYLLIAQSYFTGNILIKVFVSANLLFVLVTHVLLDTPLNWSYFAYAYLAGYGMAIGLFIARLVQRKTTTFHIAKPRMMAMIHYGWSTPFGIIGGVIFNWIDLWSISYLLDLKQAGIYIFAYLLINFAYFILTPLSNMLTVRFMDVGIRQDREHIRLYSQRATTLLLISFALLPLLQVAVTTLFPLLGLSQYAGAEIVLVLLLIGTCIQMGIILFGNIWKSDAKLVPLSTVFSILSALVNFAGNALLIPIYGIKGAALATLLALAWNFTTRIWMAERFYGGQLFAKKLYLLIPTFSVLACWINLSGASLSNFLLSLALTTVMLLLFRWDGMLVSLQEIYDIITHGKAPWLQNPRWVAFLNWLSKPKTTS, from the coding sequence GTGAACCTGTTCGCAACCTTTTTTCGACTCTTCAAGCTACAAATGGTGGTGGTCTTTCTCAGCCTAATTGTCATGTATCTTGTGGGTAAATTTGTGGCGCCTGAGATCTATGCCACCTACCAGCTTTTTCTCTCTTTTCTTACCACAGCCATTGCTTTAGGAATGAGCTGGACCCATGAAGCGTTTGTGCGTCAAGCCCGAGAAGAGCTACAAAACCACAACAGTATGGCAACCAGTGCAGGTAGTTTTCTGTTTTTAAGAGGCCTTTTTTTTGCTGCCATTATCTTAGTTGGGCTCATCGTTAATCACCACTTCAACCTCTTAGGTGACAATCACCTTTTTGGACTCTTTTTCCTCATCATCGCCTTTTCCATTGTGGTCCTGGCTGATGGCTATAACTACCTGCTCATTGCCCAATCTTATTTTACAGGCAACATCCTGATCAAAGTCTTTGTTTCGGCAAACCTACTGTTTGTCTTAGTAACCCATGTCCTATTGGACACTCCCCTTAATTGGAGCTATTTTGCCTACGCCTATCTGGCAGGATATGGCATGGCCATTGGTCTCTTTATAGCGCGGCTGGTACAACGAAAAACCACAACTTTTCACATCGCCAAACCCCGCATGATGGCTATGATCCATTATGGATGGAGCACCCCTTTTGGTATTATTGGTGGGGTTATTTTTAATTGGATCGACCTTTGGTCCATCTCCTACCTATTGGATCTAAAACAGGCTGGTATCTATATTTTTGCCTACCTACTTATTAATTTTGCCTATTTTATCCTCACCCCGTTATCAAATATGCTGACCGTGCGGTTTATGGATGTTGGTATCCGTCAAGATCGAGAGCACATTCGTCTCTACAGCCAACGGGCGACGACGCTTTTATTAATAAGTTTTGCGCTGCTACCACTTTTGCAGGTTGCCGTCACCACACTCTTCCCTCTGTTGGGGTTATCCCAATATGCGGGGGCTGAAATTGTCCTGGTTCTGTTGCTTATTGGCACCTGCATTCAAATGGGGATTATTCTCTTTGGAAACATATGGAAATCCGATGCAAAGCTGGTCCCCCTGAGCACTGTTTTTTCTATTCTCTCAGCTTTAGTCAACTTTGCAGGTAACGCCTTACTTATTCCCATTTACGGCATTAAAGGGGCTGCTCTGGCCACCTTACTGGCCTTGGCGTGGAACTTCACAACCCGTATCTGGATGGCAGAGCGTTTTTACGGTGGACAACTCTTTGCGAAAAAGCTCTATCTTCTTATACCAACCTTCTCTGTTCTCGCCTGCTGGATCAACCTAAGCGGAGCCAGTTTAAGCAACTTTCTTTTATCTCTGGCTCTAACGACCGTCATGCTGCTGCTGTTCCGTTGGGATGGCATGCTGGTTTCACTACAAGAAATTTATGACATCATCACCCACGGAAAAGCCCCTTGGCTCCAGAACCCACGTTGGGTGGCTTTTCTCAACTGGCTTTCTAAGCCCAAAACAACCTCGTAA
- a CDS encoding radical SAM/SPASM domain-containing protein: MMLQRMVKIARWGSKLLWQRPRGWHALVYNTLMAKAKVTKPLLMPCHISIEPTNVCNLRCPVCETGNHSMERPSGMMSLEDFKEIIDKVSPYSQSLMFYFMGEPFLNPYAYEMIHYARQKGMYVETCTNGERVDPQALMNSGINRISFQIGGMTQESHEVYRVKGDLSKTLEKLYALVKLNRELGSPVEIEAGFIVMKHNEHEVPLFKKWAAESGVELVQVVKPCVRNVEEGKQFLTESPEYWIYDKSKFNQGVLTPSSLPDNECTWVWTSTLVNWDGEVIPCCRDAHGHHGTGNLLEQTLPEIWNGDKMVAFRRQITQAQGQVEICKLCSGFGIPLLVQANYQSDNSFEISPTPPKPPQKIIEIKPV; this comes from the coding sequence ATGATGTTGCAACGGATGGTGAAAATTGCACGTTGGGGTAGCAAATTACTGTGGCAACGTCCCCGTGGTTGGCATGCGCTGGTCTATAATACGTTAATGGCCAAAGCCAAAGTAACCAAGCCCTTGCTCATGCCGTGTCATATCTCTATTGAGCCCACCAATGTGTGTAATTTACGTTGCCCGGTGTGTGAAACAGGCAACCACTCCATGGAACGACCCTCTGGCATGATGTCTTTAGAGGATTTTAAAGAGATTATCGATAAGGTATCTCCTTACAGCCAAAGTTTAATGTTCTACTTCATGGGGGAGCCCTTTCTTAACCCCTATGCCTATGAAATGATCCACTATGCCCGCCAAAAGGGTATGTATGTAGAGACCTGTACCAATGGTGAGCGGGTTGATCCGCAAGCGCTGATGAACTCTGGCATTAACCGTATCAGCTTTCAAATCGGTGGGATGACGCAAGAGAGCCATGAGGTCTACCGGGTTAAAGGGGATCTGTCCAAAACCCTGGAAAAACTCTATGCCTTGGTCAAATTAAACCGAGAGCTTGGTAGCCCCGTGGAAATTGAGGCGGGGTTTATTGTGATGAAACACAATGAACATGAAGTGCCACTGTTTAAAAAGTGGGCTGCGGAATCTGGCGTTGAGCTGGTGCAGGTGGTGAAACCCTGCGTACGAAATGTGGAAGAGGGCAAGCAGTTTTTGACGGAAAGCCCAGAGTATTGGATCTATGACAAAAGCAAATTTAATCAGGGTGTTTTAACCCCTTCGTCACTTCCAGATAATGAATGTACCTGGGTCTGGACCAGTACACTGGTTAACTGGGATGGAGAGGTTATCCCCTGTTGTCGGGATGCCCACGGCCACCATGGCACAGGTAACCTGTTGGAACAGACCCTGCCTGAGATCTGGAATGGGGATAAGATGGTTGCCTTCCGTCGGCAAATTACCCAAGCTCAGGGGCAGGTGGAGATTTGTAAACTCTGTAGTGGCTTTGGTATTCCCCTGCTGGTTCAGGCTAACTATCAGTCGGATAACAGTTTTGAAATCAGCCCAACCCCCCCTAAACCCCCGCAAAAAATTATTGAGATCAAACCGGTTTAG
- a CDS encoding glycosyltransferase family 4 protein — translation MHNQKPRLLCLVPADYAVLKEKGVDHIILERDENGFFERVISVHPYAYRNRCIDLNTIHRVYDFGIDWLNGSRSKALRHLLAPFHLLRTLFRIHRLIRQERIDIIRSNDPFLCGLLGLALKRLNPHVKLCMTIHSDYRHQASLDTKNALPRIFGSRDSLAWWMESFTIRRYPWVFPIRQHLIDDYKKLGFSDTRMAVFPHGMDFHEIDAISKEPIETFLPTNRPKHLLSFVGRFVKDNHIYGCLDIARKIAETRDDFLLVMLGEGLEWESVRQTVAQDPILQKHVLLCGFQPNILALSLRKAASVNLSLVGGFSLIEACASGRPVIAYDVQWHKELIEDGVTGRLFPEGAVDQVAQAVIELLDDPKQADRLGKHGRERAIYNHEINHVHTQKTSLFQRVLDTP, via the coding sequence ATGCACAACCAAAAACCCCGTCTACTCTGCCTAGTCCCCGCAGACTATGCTGTACTTAAAGAAAAAGGGGTGGACCATATTATTTTAGAACGGGATGAAAACGGCTTTTTTGAACGGGTGATCTCTGTACACCCTTACGCCTACCGTAACCGCTGTATTGATCTTAACACCATTCACCGTGTCTACGATTTTGGGATCGACTGGCTCAACGGTAGCCGTTCAAAAGCTTTGCGCCATCTACTGGCCCCTTTTCATCTGCTTCGCACACTCTTTCGCATTCATCGTTTAATCCGTCAGGAGCGTATCGACATCATCCGCTCCAACGATCCGTTTCTTTGTGGTTTATTGGGCTTGGCCCTAAAACGTCTTAATCCTCATGTTAAACTATGCATGACCATCCACTCGGACTATCGGCATCAGGCATCGTTAGATACTAAGAATGCCCTGCCGCGCATTTTTGGCAGCCGTGATAGCCTGGCTTGGTGGATGGAATCCTTTACCATTCGTCGCTACCCGTGGGTTTTTCCCATACGACAACACTTGATTGATGATTATAAAAAACTGGGTTTTTCTGATACCAGGATGGCGGTTTTTCCCCATGGCATGGATTTTCATGAGATTGATGCCATCTCTAAGGAGCCGATTGAAACATTTCTTCCAACCAACCGGCCCAAGCATCTCCTCTCTTTTGTTGGACGCTTTGTCAAAGACAACCATATTTATGGCTGTTTGGACATCGCCCGGAAAATTGCTGAAACACGGGATGATTTCTTGCTTGTCATGCTTGGTGAAGGCTTGGAGTGGGAAAGCGTCCGTCAAACGGTTGCGCAAGACCCAATTTTACAAAAGCATGTGCTTTTGTGCGGTTTTCAACCCAATATATTGGCGCTCTCTCTACGTAAAGCCGCCAGTGTTAACCTAAGCTTGGTTGGGGGCTTTAGCCTGATTGAAGCCTGTGCCTCAGGCCGGCCTGTCATCGCTTATGATGTGCAGTGGCATAAAGAGTTGATCGAAGATGGTGTGACCGGACGCTTATTCCCCGAAGGTGCTGTCGATCAAGTGGCCCAAGCTGTCATAGAACTGTTGGATGACCCTAAACAGGCCGATAGATTAGGAAAACATGGGCGTGAGCGGGCCATTTATAACCATGAAATAAACCATGTGCATACCCAAAAAACCAGCCTGTTCCAACGGGTTTTAGACACCCCTTAA
- a CDS encoding glycosyltransferase produces the protein MKIIHIIPKLNTGGSQWMLFKVLVAGQADDRFEQSVLCLGQEDTIGHLLQKKGITVHYLRMSRPTPALLWKFIRFFRHNRADVVVSWLFVSDFLSLITRPFTGIPQLISNLRSSAPNRQTLGMQDLILLHMNRFLSARLDGMLHNAQEGRRQLTARGFVPGWWHYIPNGFELDRLSPDPDANRALKLRLNLSAEQSIFGCFARYHPSKDYPVLLQAFAQLVKKQPSAHLLLVGRDIDDPHLAKRIEEWGVQEKVTTLGEVTDVAQWMSGLDVAVLASCKGEGFPNFLGEAMCCGVPCVATDSGDSAHVVGQTGIIVPTKDVDALSAAMEQMMTLSHSERSRLGQAARERMEQHFDIHHIAEAYHRVYLALKNHQHPDDVPFDSKQDSC, from the coding sequence ATGAAAATTATACATATTATACCCAAACTTAATACAGGGGGCAGTCAGTGGATGCTCTTTAAGGTTCTGGTCGCGGGTCAGGCCGATGACCGGTTTGAACAGTCGGTTTTATGTTTGGGGCAAGAAGATACCATTGGTCATTTGTTGCAGAAGAAGGGAATTACCGTTCACTATTTACGCATGAGCCGCCCAACACCGGCTCTGCTATGGAAATTCATTCGTTTTTTCCGCCATAACCGGGCAGATGTTGTGGTCAGTTGGTTGTTTGTTTCTGACTTTTTAAGCTTGATCACACGTCCTTTTACCGGCATTCCTCAACTTATTTCCAACCTGCGCAGTTCCGCCCCTAACCGGCAAACCTTGGGTATGCAGGATCTTATCTTACTGCATATGAACCGTTTTTTGTCCGCACGGCTGGATGGCATGCTACACAATGCCCAAGAGGGGCGGCGTCAACTCACGGCGCGGGGGTTTGTGCCAGGTTGGTGGCACTACATTCCCAATGGTTTTGAGCTGGATCGTCTCTCACCAGATCCTGATGCCAATAGGGCGCTGAAGCTCAGGTTAAATCTCTCTGCCGAACAGTCAATATTCGGCTGCTTTGCACGATACCACCCTTCTAAAGATTATCCCGTTTTACTGCAAGCTTTTGCCCAGTTGGTTAAAAAACAACCTTCTGCGCATCTGCTGTTGGTCGGACGGGATATTGATGATCCTCATCTGGCCAAGCGTATTGAAGAATGGGGGGTGCAGGAGAAGGTGACGACACTGGGGGAGGTGACTGATGTGGCGCAATGGATGTCGGGTCTGGATGTCGCCGTCTTAGCTTCCTGTAAAGGGGAGGGCTTTCCTAACTTTCTTGGTGAGGCGATGTGTTGCGGGGTGCCATGTGTTGCAACCGACTCTGGCGACAGTGCCCATGTGGTTGGCCAAACCGGTATAATCGTACCAACCAAGGATGTTGATGCCCTTAGCGCAGCCATGGAGCAGATGATGACTTTATCCCATAGTGAACGCTCCAGGCTGGGTCAAGCTGCGCGTGAACGTATGGAGCAGCACTTTGATATTCATCACATTGCAGAGGCCTACCATCGGGTCTATTTGGCTTTGAAGAATCATCAACATCCGGATGATGTGCCCTTCGACTCTAAACAAGACTCATGTTGA
- a CDS encoding response regulator transcription factor produces MNDHKKINIIIVSHEQPTQHVLHNCLAEQGFMVDLVQASTAFHQQLKTENYHIAVLDLTQPSQNGTSLIRDLRQKPMLGIVMLTTSQADQDRIEGYHCGADLVFSKPIHCTEVSAAIYNLAQRCQEKAPSNIPAKSNWRLNLADWHLITASGIVIKLTSKEMGVVDLLSKTPGQPIPRAMLLEKLNYKHDEYGNRNLDALIGRLRTKIFKNAGEEAPIRTVYAIGFAFSHRIDRI; encoded by the coding sequence ATGAATGATCATAAAAAAATAAACATCATCATTGTCAGTCATGAGCAACCAACCCAGCACGTGCTCCATAACTGTCTTGCTGAGCAGGGCTTTATGGTAGATCTGGTGCAAGCTTCTACGGCCTTTCATCAACAGCTAAAGACTGAAAACTATCACATCGCTGTGCTTGATCTGACACAACCCAGTCAAAACGGAACAAGCTTGATACGCGACTTACGTCAAAAGCCCATGCTGGGTATTGTCATGCTCACCACATCGCAAGCGGATCAGGATCGGATTGAAGGCTACCACTGTGGTGCGGATCTGGTTTTTTCCAAACCTATTCATTGCACGGAAGTCTCTGCAGCCATTTATAATCTGGCCCAACGGTGTCAGGAAAAAGCCCCCTCCAACATACCCGCGAAGAGCAACTGGCGCCTGAACCTTGCGGATTGGCACCTGATTACCGCCTCAGGTATTGTCATTAAGCTGACCTCCAAAGAGATGGGCGTTGTCGACCTGCTCTCCAAAACACCAGGTCAGCCCATTCCGCGTGCCATGCTTTTAGAGAAGCTGAATTACAAGCATGATGAATATGGTAACCGCAACCTAGACGCACTGATTGGCCGACTTCGCACCAAGATATTTAAGAACGCCGGTGAAGAGGCGCCAATCCGTACCGTTTATGCCATCGGCTTTGCCTTTTCACACCGTATTGATCGCATCTGA
- a CDS encoding efflux RND transporter periplasmic adaptor subunit, translated as MNEPSATLPTQTMPQPALSLNALRLFEGQAQPFWQRFLEAVHRLHSPPFVIILQKKEEEETWSPLILHPKEAAPQLPTQLPAILALTEQIETEQEGAVLQHPTEQGILQGLNLARQENTPHLVMVLGPMAEETLHSASLALLADIPAHYQRSRQLSRARKDITRFGTLLDLQILLHEQEGFTHSAITLCNELASRLEVDRVGLGWITGNMVKLRAISHMERFDQKRQSVQSLEAAMEEVLDLGEETLYPLASEQARPLPAHQNYVQSQQAGHLVGIPLDFRKQLLGVLMLERRERPFEEHEVWTLRLIADHITPLLEQRSQQDRWFGAKLGTGLLRMASWVLGRKQIKIKLAMLTMVMLIAGLFTPWTYRIEAPFILKSQQVWVLPAPFDGYIEQAKVELGDEVKKETPLLSLDQREILLEESSIEAEIGRYGREAEKARASRALADMRVALAMQKQAKVKLKQVRTRLYQAILRAPLDGVIVQGELKQKIGAPVRKGEMLVTVAGLEDLYATLDVDERQIHELTGRELNQITGELAFVGRPNLKFPFHIRRINPVAQAKEGKNLFLVEAQLKEQSAPWFRPGMSGIAKIEVEERPLYWVIGHRTLAFMRLMLWI; from the coding sequence ATGAATGAGCCTTCTGCAACACTACCTACCCAAACCATGCCTCAACCGGCACTGAGCTTAAACGCTCTACGTCTCTTTGAAGGTCAGGCTCAACCCTTTTGGCAGCGCTTTCTAGAAGCGGTGCATCGGCTACACAGCCCGCCCTTTGTCATCATTCTGCAAAAAAAAGAGGAGGAGGAAACATGGTCTCCACTCATTTTGCACCCCAAAGAGGCAGCCCCCCAGCTCCCCACCCAGTTACCTGCCATCTTGGCGCTAACCGAGCAGATCGAAACCGAACAAGAAGGCGCGGTTCTCCAACACCCCACCGAGCAGGGGATCCTCCAGGGTCTTAACCTGGCCCGTCAGGAGAACACGCCTCATCTGGTCATGGTATTGGGCCCTATGGCAGAGGAGACCCTTCACAGTGCGTCCCTTGCGCTGTTAGCGGATATTCCTGCCCACTATCAGCGCAGTCGTCAACTCTCCCGTGCCCGTAAGGACATCACCCGTTTTGGGACGCTGCTGGATCTTCAGATCCTGCTCCATGAACAGGAAGGCTTTACCCACAGTGCCATCACCCTATGCAACGAACTGGCCTCACGGCTAGAGGTGGATCGGGTTGGTCTGGGGTGGATCACAGGTAATATGGTCAAGCTCAGGGCCATAAGCCATATGGAGCGGTTTGACCAAAAGCGTCAATCGGTGCAAAGCCTGGAAGCCGCCATGGAAGAGGTGCTGGACCTGGGGGAGGAGACGCTTTACCCCTTAGCCAGTGAACAGGCCCGCCCGCTTCCGGCGCATCAAAATTATGTGCAAAGCCAGCAAGCGGGACATCTGGTTGGTATTCCGCTGGATTTCCGTAAGCAACTCCTGGGTGTACTTATGTTGGAGCGTCGCGAACGCCCCTTTGAAGAGCATGAAGTATGGACCCTGCGTCTAATTGCCGACCATATCACCCCCCTGCTGGAACAACGCAGCCAACAAGATCGCTGGTTTGGTGCCAAGCTTGGTACCGGTCTGTTACGCATGGCCAGTTGGGTGCTGGGGCGTAAACAGATCAAGATTAAACTGGCCATGCTCACCATGGTTATGCTCATAGCCGGACTGTTCACCCCATGGACCTACCGTATTGAGGCCCCTTTTATTTTAAAATCTCAACAGGTATGGGTGCTTCCAGCTCCGTTTGATGGCTATATTGAGCAAGCCAAGGTTGAGCTTGGAGATGAGGTTAAAAAAGAGACCCCACTCTTAAGCCTGGACCAGCGTGAAATCTTATTGGAGGAGTCCTCCATTGAAGCCGAGATTGGACGCTATGGACGCGAGGCAGAAAAAGCACGGGCCAGCCGGGCCTTGGCTGACATGCGGGTTGCGCTGGCCATGCAAAAACAGGCCAAGGTCAAACTGAAACAGGTACGCACCCGCTTATACCAGGCCATTTTACGTGCCCCACTGGACGGCGTTATTGTACAAGGGGAGCTTAAGCAGAAAATTGGCGCCCCCGTCCGCAAAGGTGAAATGCTGGTTACGGTTGCAGGGTTGGAAGATCTGTATGCCACGTTAGATGTGGATGAACGTCAGATCCATGAACTAACGGGCCGGGAACTCAACCAGATCACAGGGGAACTGGCCTTTGTGGGTCGCCCCAATTTAAAATTTCCCTTCCACATCCGACGGATCAATCCGGTTGCGCAGGCCAAAGAGGGAAAAAACTTGTTTTTGGTGGAGGCTCAGCTCAAAGAACAGTCGGCCCCCTGGTTTAGACCTGGGATGAGCGGTATCGCTAAGATTGAAGTTGAAGAGCGCCCTCTCTACTGGGTTATTGGCCACCGTACACTGGCCTTTATGCGCCTGATGTTGTGGATCTAA